The genome window CGAGTGAGCCAGCTGTGAACACTATGTCCAGTCTCGTGAATGAGAGTATAAACATCATCAAGCGTGTCTTGATAGTTTAACAAGATAAACGGATTAGTATCGTACGCTCCGCCGGAATATCCGCCTGATCGCTTCCCTTTGGTCTCGTAAACATCAATCATTCTTTCATTATAAATATGATCGACGGCATCTAAATATTCATCGCCGTAGATTTCAAGAGCTTGGCGAGCTCTTTTTTTTGCTTGTTCGAAGTTGTACTCAACTGGTGGTTCAGATAAAAGCGGCACATAAAGATCGTACATGTGCATCTCATCAAGTTGAAGAATTTTTTTACGAAGGGCAACATAGCGATGTAAAAGATCGAGGTGCTCGTGAACGGCAGAAACTAAGTTATCATAAACTATTGCTGGAATGTTGTTAGTAGCCATCGCAGCACTTCTTGCGTCGGGGTATTTATGTACTTTAGCGAGATAGTTGTCAGCTTTAATCTGCCCGCTGAGAGTCTGAGCAAAAGTATTTTTGTAATCGCCATAAGCCTGATACATTCCTTTAAAAGCATCTTTTCTAACTTTGCGATCATATGATTCAATGTGAAGACTATAAGAACCGTTGGTCAAACGAACTTTTTGCCCATCTTCATCTATAATTGAAGGAAAAATTAAGTCGTTATTAGAGAGAACGGAAAATGTCTCAGCAGAAGTGTTCAACACATCTTGAACCTGCGAGATTAAAGCTTCCGCTTCTTCGTTTAAAACATGGGGACGTTTTTTTTCAATAAAATCAAGATAATGAGCATATTGTTCTTTGGCAGGATTTTCTTTTAGAAATTCGGCAATTTTCTTTTTGTCAATGCTTAAAATTTCAGGTTGAATAAAAGATAGAGCACTCTCAACTTGCGCGGCCAGACTGTTAACCCGCGCGTTGTAGGCCTGATATTTATCGTTTCCGGTGTCTAAATCATTATTCATACTGGCGTAAACGTAGACAGTTTCAAGCAGTCGAAATGCTTTGAGACTAGCCTCAATTGCCCCGAAAAAATGCTCCGCATCCGCTCCCATTGTTGAGCGGTACTTGCTTGCGGCGCTCGTTAATTCTTGGACCTTGTTAAATGCAGCTTCAAAGTCGCTGTCATTTTTAAAAATGGTGGTTAAGTCCCAGGTGTCCTCGACTGGAATTTCATTTCTTTGATTTTGAACCATTAGCTTCCTCCTTAGATATTAAGTTTAGTATAAGTGATTTTTGAGATTGGGCAATATCTGTAGTTAGAACTAATTCATATATGATAGAATCAGCAAAAGCAAAAACTTGTGTTCTCTGATATTTTCATAACTAAGCACCAGGTAAAAATAAATTGAACTATTGAGCTCTGACTGAAGGTTGTTGGCCTTATTGTCTAAATCGGGCTCTGAATTCTAAATGTAATAAATTTTTTTTCGGAAATTGAAATTTAGCCATTAATTGTGGTATCTTATATTAAGGATTAGTAAGCATGATGGAGAGCAAAAAATGATTTTTGAAAAACTTTTCTTGGAAAAACCTGAATTGACCCGGTTAAAGCTTTACCGGAACGTCTTGTCGATGCCCAAAAAAGTATTTAAAGCAAATGAGCTTGCAACGGTACATAAAACAACTTACCAGCAGACTTATAATAATTTACAGGGCTTAGCTAAGGATTTGCAGGATTTTTACGGTCAAAGCGCTGAGACTTTTTTTGATGGAACCGATGTATTTCAAGAAAGTTTTAAAATGCCTCTAAGTGATTATCGGCGAAAGATGGTTACGCGGACGCTTCCTTATAATTTTATTGATGCGGTTTTCAAAAATAACTTTGAAAATCTCAATGACTTCTTGACAGAACAGTTGGTTTCGCGTTCAACTCTTTCTAGGCGAACCTCCACTTTGCATGATTATATGAGACGTTTTGGCATCGGCTTATCATATATTGATATGGTATTTTTGGGAGACGAAAGAAAAATTAGAGAGTTTCTATTTATTTTCTATTACTCTTTGTCTCAAGGAGGAGTTTGGCCTTTTGAGAATGTTTCATTTGAGCAGGCCAGATCATTGCTACAAGTGATTAATAACAATTGTTTTCATTATTTGTATCGTAATCGGGTTGATGAGTATCAGTGTATCTTCCGGTTGGCGATCGCAATGGAGAGAATTGAGCAGGGCTATACACTTTCACGTAACAGCCGCCTTGATTTGTTAGTGAAAAATAATAGGTTCTTTAATGTTGAAAAATCAAAGCAATTCGGTCTTTTTCAGCTTTCATCCACGTACTCCTTCAACGAAATCGAAGAATTGTTTTTTGCTTTTAATCATTCAATTTCGCCATTTACTAAAGCTAACGTCAACGACCATAACTTGGTCGAAGTATTTAGTGAAAACGACACATTTTTGTGGGATTTCGTAATCAATTATTTAGAGTTCTTGGCTAATTCGTATTCAGAACAATTGTCACAGGAAGTTTTGCAAGATCCAGTATTACTTGCTAATTTAATTAGAATTTTTTACTCGTATTTTGTTTTTGCGGGCAGTTTCCCGACAATGGCAGATTTATTTGAATCTGAAAGTAATTTGACTGGCTATAATCAACTGATCGATATAACAAAGGATTTTATTTTAAAAAATGCTGCGCAGTACCAAATGCCCGACATAATTACTAATAGCCGCTTAATCAGTAACGATATTTATCAACTGTTGTTACCAGTAATTGGGAAAGTTGTTTCTGGTGATGCAATTCAAGTGAAACTTTATTTGGAAGAAGATATCGTTGCGAGTCGAGACTTAACAACATTTCTGTCTGATTTAAAAGGAATTCATGTTTTAAGTAAGGCAGATCCTGTCGATCTGGCTGATATTGTTGTAACTCCGTTGGGTAGCTTAGGAAATCTTCCCAATGTTGTGATTCCTGAAAATGTGAAAATGATTTATTGGAACAGTGAAGATAATGAAGATGAATTTTATCGAATTTATCGCCAAATTCGTTCGGTCCACATAGAACGAAAAGCTACCAATCAAAAAACTGACCAGGAAGATTCTTCTGCTTCTGGCAGTGATCAAGTCTTGGCATAGAAAAAGATCAATCTCAAAATTTCGAGATCGATCTTTTTTCTACGATTAGTCAAGTGATTTTGAAATTTTATTTTAAATATTTTTATTTTGATTAATCAGCAAGGGACAAATTGTTCCTTGTTTTTTTATAAAGGATCCTGATTTCTGAACTTTTAAATTCAAACTCAAAAATATTTTAAGTGATCTCAAGTAGAAACTTTGCTTCATAAAGTTCAATTTCAACTATCGCTAATCACTAAAATCTACTGGAATATTCAATTTTTTCCTGCACCAAATAAACCACCACTGATGAATTTTTTTCTAAATGGTGTTATAGTACTCTTGTAATCAGAAATAACCTATTGGCGCTTTGTCGTCGGATGATAAGAATATTTCTGATTTTTAATGATCAGGATGTACATCGTTCTAAGCAGGCGGTGCATCGAAGCAATGGCAATCTTCTTCGTCGAATGAGACGGGGCTGATTGCTTTTTGTTTCGGTAATAATCTGCAACATGCATCTGCTTAGAAGTTTTACTGCTGGTTGAAGAGACAATATTCATCACCATCTGATAAAGAATTTTGCGCCCATAAGGATTCCCCCGTTTACTGATGTGATCGGCTGCTTCGTAATTTCCCGACTCATAATGTCTCAGATCAATTCCAATATAAGCATTCACTTTATTAGCTGAAGTAAAACGTCTAATGTCACCGATTTCGGCAATTAAAAGAACGGCGGTTACTTCGCCAATGCCTGGAATACTAAGTAAGATCTCATATTCAGGGAGGTCTTGAGCCAGTTCAATCATTTCTTGAATTAAGTCATGCTTTAAATCTTGAAGTCTGAGTGCCTCGTCAGCCAAGTAACGAACCTGCTTGATCATGCTTGAATTACTGCTGACAGCTGGATGACAGGCTTGGGCTAAATCTTGTAGTTTAGCTGCAATCTTTAGTGCCCTGGCTTGTGACATATTCTTATTGGTAGAATTAAGCACCACTGGTGCTAGTTCTTCAGGATCTCCAGTGGGAACCATCGTACTCAGAGGATATCTCTTAACTAAGTTCCAATAGAGTGTGCCATTAGGCGTGCTGAGAATTCTCTCAACACTTGGAAAAGTCATTTGGAGTGCTCGATGAAGCCTCGTCTTCGCTCGAACTAGATCTGTACTGATTTCCTGGTAGAAACGACTCAAATCTTTTAATTGATCATAAACGGGATCTTGCTGATAACTAGGTTTACGATTTAGTTGAAACTGAGTTTGAGCCAAATTAAAAGCATCAGTAGCGTCAGTTTTACGAGGACGCAGACTGTCTAACTGTTTCTTGGCAACTAAGGGATTAAGGCAAGTATATTGATACCCGTGATCTTGCAGTAACTTTTGTAAACTGCGGGAGTAGACCCCAGTGGCTTCAAAGACGATCTCTGGTTCTTTAACCGAGTTAAGATCATTTAAAAGGCGATCAAAACCGATCTGATCATTGTCAAATTTATATTGGTTCACGACATTTTGATCAACGGATATGGCAACATTTGAAGTCTTGCTGCTGATATCAATTCCGAAAACAGTTCTCATTATTTAGTACATCCTTTCTTGAAGTTGAGTTCATTAAATCTTTATCTATCTAATTTTCTATACCCGACGACATGCGTCCAACATTCTACGAACAGACCTTAATAAAGATCATGAAGCTGCCAGTTTTTTTTACGACGACAAAGCGTCAAAAAGACCTACGACTTGTGCAACTTCATGCCTACTGTAACATAAAAAAAGTAGGGAACAGATGAATTCCGTCGAATCCATCTATCCACTACTAATCTTAGAATGTTTTTTTGGACTATTCAGCAGCAGTTGCTAAAGCAAGCTTGATCATTTGATCAAGATTTCGTTCGCGCTCCTTGGCACTAAGTTCTTCGCCGGTAACAAGTGAATTACTAATCGTCATGATTCCAAGCGCTTCAACGTGATACTTTGCAGCAAGAGTATAAAGAACCGCAGTTTCCATCTCTACCGCCGTGATGCCATATGAAGCGACAAGTTCGTGAATTTCATCGCTATCGTCATAAAAGCGATCTTCGCTTAAAACGGAGCCGACTTTGGCTTTGATTCCTTCTTTTTTTGCGCTTTCGTATGCTTGGTGAAGCAAGTTAAAGCTCGCTGGCGGAATGAAGGTAACTTTATTAGCAAAATACTGTTCGCGTAATGCAGCCGTCGTGCCTGCACCTTCAGCAAGTAAAAGTTCATTAACGCCAAGATCACGTGAAATACTGCCAGCAGTGCCAATCCTAATTAATTTTTTGGCGTTAAAACCTTGAATTAATTCGTTGACATAAATGCTAATAGAAGGAATTCCCATGCCAGTTGCTTGGACTGAAACCTTCTTGCCTTTATACGTTCCGGTATAACCTAAAGCTCCCCGGACCTCATTGTAAAGGGTCACTTCAGTTAAATAATTCTCTGCTACGTACTTTGCGCGGTAAGGATCTCCTGGCAAAAGGACGGTTTCGGCGATGTCGCCTTTGTTAGCTCCAATGTGTGTTGTCATTTTAATATAACCTGAATTTATTTATAGGCCAATAACGAACAAAAACTTTTCCGATTAAGGAACTGCGTTTGACAAAACCAAACGATCTTCCATCGTGGGAGACTGGCCGATTATCTCCCATCACGAGGTACTCTCCTTCAGGAACTCGTTTTTCATGCAAAAGATTTTCAAGGGTAAAGTCAATTGTATACTGGGATTGATTTTGCCCTGAAACATTATTGAACTGCTCAAGCCCTTTTTCTTCTTTTTCTTTACTTAAATATGGCTGATCGACGCGCTTACCGTTAATATAAAGCTGATCGTTTTTAGATTCAACTGTATCACCGGGCATGCCAATCACTCGTTTAATATAAAGATCGCCTGGCCGGTCGGGGGCTTTTAAAACCACAATATCATTTCTTTTGGGTTTAAACATTTTGGCAGAAAGCAATCTTTGACCATTGTAAAGAGTCGGCTCCATCGAAGGGCCGTTGACCACGTCATTACCGACGATATATGTTAGTAAAAGCTGTGAAATAATCAGCACCACTCCGAAAAGAATCATTGTTTGAAAAAAATTAGTAAAGCTTCTATTAGTCTTTGAATCCATTAGTTCCTCTTGATTTTCGATATTTTATTTAATTTATTATACCGCATCGGCATTTATTCGTTACCTTTAATTTGAAAATAGAACTAATAAATTGAGCAAACTAAGCATCATTTAGCGATTTATCGGGTAAAATAAAATCTGAAATTAACTATAAGGAAAGATGAATGAAATTTTCTGAACGTTTAAAAACGCAGCGGAACAAATTGAATTTAACCCAAAAAGAAGTTGCTAACGAGCTTTACGTAACGCAGCAGACCATTTCAAGTTGGGAAAATGGGCGCAGTTATCCGGATCTTGAGACTTTAATTAAACTTAGCGATTTGTATCAAATTTCTTTGGATGTTTTAGTAAAGGAAAACGTTCAGCTCCAAGCAGATATCAAGAAAATTCAAGTTTTAAAGGAAATTAGACCAGTAATTTGGATCTTAATGTTGATTAATTTAACGTTGATCGTGATTAATCTCGGATTTCTTAAAGATCAGAAGGTCTCTTTAACTGAGCTGGGTTTAATTTTGATTATGGCGCTTAACAGCTTTACTTTAGTTTATTTGAACAATTTTGTTCAGCTGAAATTATTAGATCGACCACGTAAGAATTTTCGTAGTTATGTTTGGTGGCTGCTTCTAGGACTTTGGCTGTTAGCGGTGATCTGGAGCATTTTGATGCCATCATTTCTCAATGGATTCTTTCTGGGATTCCTGGCAATTTTGACTTTTTGGTTGTTGCTGAGCCTTTAAAATCAAGGCTACAACAATTCGTTGTTAGCCAAAAATGACTTTTTTTCATATTCTAAATTCTGAGGAGGTCTTGATGAAATTTTCTAAACGACTGCAAATGCAAAGAACAAAATTAAATTTAACTCAAGCAGAGGTCGCCAAAAAACTGCACGTAACCCAACAAACAGTTTCTGGTTGGGAAAATGGGCGCAGTTATCCAGATATTGACTGCTTGCTTGAGTTAAGTGATTTATATCAAGTCTCTCTTGACACTTTACTTAAGGAGGACATTGGAATGAAAGAAGATATCAAAAAGAAAGAGGTCATTAACGGAATTAAGCCAGTTATTACGATTTTGGTGGTTGTAAATGCAATTTTAGCGGTGGTAACAATGATTTTTGAAATCAATAACCAAAATCCTGGAATGGCTGATGTGCTGCTTGATTCAGTTGTGGCTATTAACGAGCTCGTTTCATTTTATTTAATCAACTTTATGAATCATAAACTACGTGATCAAGTCCCCAAAAAATTTGATCATTTAATTTGGCCAGTTTTATTAGGCGCTTGGATTTTAACAGCCGGATTATTTTTTAGCCCCCTTCCCCATGTAGTGACTGTTGTTTTGGGGCTTGCCTTACTAGTTGTAACTTTGTTTTTCTGCTTTAAATAGGGCATACAAAGATTCTTTGTTAGCTAATTGTGAACTTTTTGTCTAAGCTTAATATTGGAGGGAAAAATGAAATTTTCTGAGCGTTTAAAGGATCAAAGGAGAGATCTTGCTTTAACACAAAAAGAAGTTGCTCAAGAACTTCATGTGACCCAACAAACGATCTCTAGTTGGGAGAATGGGCGGAGCTATCCGGATCTTGATAGTTTAATAAAGTTAAGTGATCTCTACCAGATTTCCCTCGATATTTTACTCAAGGAGGATGTTGGGATGAAAGAAGAAATTAGAAAACAAGAGGTGTTGAAAAATATCAAGCCAGCTATCATCAGTTTGAATGTACTTAATATGGTAATTGTGGTAATTATGTTTATCTTGATGAGCTTTGAGCAGATTGATAAAGGTCGCCTTGGACTGGCCGGGTTTGGCGTTTTTGGTATGTCTGCCCGTTTCACCAATTGTAGTCGGAATCGGTGCCGCAGTTTTGGCCCTTTTGAGTCTGCTGTTTTATTTAAAACGCTGGTAAGAACAAAGAACTTTGGTATGATAAGTACAGATATATGATAAGTACAGATATTAGTTAAGGGGAAAAATGTTAAAAATAGAAAACATCAGTAAATCTTTTGGCGAAGTACAAGCGTTAAGCTCTGAATCTTTTGAGGTTCAAGAAGGCGAAATCTTTGGTTTAATTGGTCAAAATGGGGCTGGTAAAACGACGACGTTTCGGATTATTTTGGGTCTGATGAAACCTGATCAAGGTTTCATCACTTTCAATAATCAAAAAGTAGATGATGAAGTTTTAAATCAAATTGGTTATTTACCAGAGGAAAGAGGACTTTTTCCTAAAATGAAGATTGAGGATCAAGTCGTCTATTTAGCTGAACTTAAAGGTCAATCGCGGACAATAACGAAAGAAAAGATTGACGAGTATTTTGAGAAATTTGAGATTAAGGGCAAGAAAACTGACAAACTGAAATCTCTTTCCAAAGGTAATCAGCAGAAAGTCCAGTTAATGGTTACCTTGATTCATGATCCCAAGTACATTATTTTTGATGAACCATTTTCGGGGCTTGATCCGGTGAATGCTCAGATTTTTCGGGATGCAATTTTAGAAGAGAAGAAAAAAGGTAAGTGCATCATTTTTTCAAGCCACAACATGGACAACGTCGATGAGCTAAGTGATCAGTTGATCATGCTAAAAAATGGGAAAGTGATTCTTGACGGAACTGTCAAAGATGTGCGTAATAGCTACGGAAGAATTAAAGTGTTTTTGGAATCTCAGTTGTCAGCTGAAGATTTGGAGCAAATTGCCGGAATTAAAGAACTAAAAGAAAAAGATGGCAGGTTTGAAATTACCTTAAATGATCCAGCGGTTGGCAAGGAGATTTTGACCAAAGCGCAAGCTAAAGGTAACTTCCAAGAATTCTCGCAGCAGCCGCTATCATTGGATGAGATCTTTAAAATCAAAGCGAGGGAAAATTAATGAGCAAATTAAAGGTCGTTTTAAAAAATGTTTTGATTCAAAATTTGAAGTCACCAATCTTTATTTTTATGTTATTCTTTCCGATTATAATTGGGGCAGTCGGGACTATAATTGGTAGATCCAATTCCGGTTCGGCTAAAATTGCCGTTATTTCATCTGATAAGGCATTAGCTAAAACTTTTTCAAATTTCAATTCTGATGACACAAAATATCTGACGAAATACGATGATCAAAAGACTGCCAAAAAAGCGCTGATTGATCAGGATATTGATGGCTATTTAGTGCTAAAAGAAAGTAAGGGAGAAATTGCAGCCACTTTATACAAGACCAACCAAAGTTCGAAGATTTATGAACAAGATATTGAGTTAGCAGTTAATCAGATTGGCTTAAACGTGAAAGCACAACAAATGAATTTACCACCGGCAACACTAAAGAAGATTGTGGAGCCAACGGAATTTAAACAACATACCAGTATGGTTAGTAATCACAAATTGGTAACGCAAGATCAAAGCAAAATGATAACAAAAATGCTTGCCGTAATGGCAGTCACGTTTATTTTCTTCTTCCTTTTGATTATTTATATGACTCAAATGGCAACGAATATTGGACGCGAAAAAGGTGAGCGAGTGATGGAAATCATCCTCTCAAGCACTAGTGCTAAAACTCAATTTTTAGGCGAAGTTGGCGGCGTATTTCTGACCATGGTGGTCCAAGTCTTAATTTATTTGGCAATGATCTTAGGATTTGTGAAGTATTTCCAAGTGACTAAAAGCTTCGATGGTTTCTTAAGAAATCTAAATTGGGGACTACTCTTTAGTCCCGAAATGATTTATACATTAATTTTTGGAATCATGGGCGTCTTTCTTTATTTAGTTGTGGCAGCGATGCTCGGAGCTCTTGTTTCAAACATTGAACAAGTGAACCAGTCGATCATTCCCTTGATGGTTCCGGCAATGATTGCTTATATTTTAGTTTTCGCTTCGATCGGCGGCGGGATGAACGGACTTGTTAAAGTTTGTGCCTTCATTCCGTTTATTTCTCAAACTTTGATGCCGTCGCTTCTGGTATTAGGCAAAGTTACGTGGCTCGAAGCACTAACATCGATGTTAATTTATTTGGTGGTAACGATCTTGATGTCGTTTATCTCCATTAAACTCTATCGATCAAACGTTTTGGTTTATTCACAAAAGGGTGTTTGGGATTCATTTAAATCATCGCTTTCCCTCAGAAAAAAAGCTAAAATGGGTTAAACAAATTCAATTTGGGGAAGTTTATTGATGCAGTCAGATCTTAATTACGATTATATTTCACAAGTTCTCTTAAAAGTTGGGAGAATTATGATCGAAAACGGTGCTGAAACTACGCGGGCTGAAGATACAATGAAAAGGATAGCGAGACAAGCAGGGGTTTCAGATTTAGAAGTATTTTCAACTTTAACGGGAATTGTGATTGGGATTAATAAAGTTGATAAAACGGCAGTAATTCAAATTTATTCACGAGCAACCAATATGGAACGAATAGTTGCAATAAATGATCTATCTCGCAAATTTACAGCTGGTAAAATAACGTTCGATGAACTAGCTTGTGGTGTAAATAGAGTTGAGAAACATGTTCCAGATTTTTCTTGGTGGCTTAAAGGAATTGCTGCTTTTATGATCAGCGGTGGTTTAATGATCCTTTTTTCCCCTGAAACTGCTAATTGGGATGATTTTATTCCAGCTGGAGTCATTGGCATGCTAGGATATCTGACCTCAACATTTCTGCACCGATTTTATAAAATGCAGTTCATTAGCGATTTTGTGGCATCGTTTTTGATTGGCCTTTTAGCTTTTATTGCTTTAAAATTGAACTTAGTAGTGAGTTTTAACGGCGTGATCATCGGGGCAATTATGCCATTGGTGCCTGGAATTATTATTATGAATGCTTTAAGAGATATGTTGGCGGGTCATTTGCTTTCAGGACTTGTCAGATTTATTGAAGCAGTGTTGACATTTATATTTATTGGGGCTGGTTTGGGGCTCGTTTTGAGGTTTTTCCGCTAATGAAGCAACTTTTAATTAATGTGATTTTGAGTTATTTGGGAAGTTTGAGTTTTGCCATTATCATTAATGTTCCGCATCGACTTTTGAACGCTGCCGGGATTACGGGAATTTTTGGTTGGCTCGTATATTTAGCTTGTCGGGATCTTCATCTAGGTATTTTTATGTCCAATTTGATGGGAGCAATGATTATCGGGATGGTTAGCTATGTTTTTGCGCGCTATAAAAAAGTTCCGATTCTTAATTTTAACGTTCCTGGCTTGATTTGCTTAGCACCAGGTGCGCTAACCTACGAAGGAGTTCATGATACGGTCTTTAAAGGTGTTAGCCAAGGGCTCGATATTGTGGTCAGAGTCATGATTGTAATATTAGCTTTGGCAGTCGGCACAATGTTAAGCCAGTTGATTGATGAAGCATTAAAAAGAATTTGGCAAAAAATCTGGACTTGATTTAAGCAGCAGTAATTGTTAGAATGACTGTTGTGCGATGAGTCGATGGGGTACGTATGTACCTTTTCAGCAGGTTGCTTGCACACCTCAGGAAGAGGAAGCAAGGATTAATAGTCTGCTTAAGCAATTAAGTCCTGCACAATAGTTCAAACCTTTGTGTTTGAACTATTTTTTTTAGAAAATTGATCGTTATCTTTGAGGTATAATAAGTGGAGATTGCAGTTTTAACGGCAAGTGAGTTAATCGAAAATGAAGCGTACTTTTTGCAACAAAAAGATTTAACGCAAGCAGAGTTTCAAAAGAATGGTAATAAATTAGCTCAGACAGCTTTAGATTTAGTAAAAAATAATTATCAGAAAAACGGTTTAGCAATGTTTCAATATCAGATTGTTGACCTGTCAGAGCTGAAAATCAGTTTTTTCTCTAATATAATTAATTTGCCTTATTCCTATGCTAAAAAATATGCTGAATTTTTTGCTGACGGAGCTACGGCAGAGATTAAATTTTACTTTTCAGTAGAGTCGCCTTTTGTTAATAAATCCAAACTTTGGATTGAAGAAATTGGCGATTTGGCAGAAAATGTAGTGAAAATTGAAGAGCTTTTGGTTCAAACACAGGAAAACGAGAGTGAAAAGGATTCTTTAGTTGATGAAAAAAACAGTAAAAAATAGTTTCACCTCGCTTGTGATCGTGATCATGGCCTTAGTTATTTTTGGAGG of Xylocopilactobacillus apicola contains these proteins:
- the pepF gene encoding oligoendopeptidase F encodes the protein MVQNQRNEIPVEDTWDLTTIFKNDSDFEAAFNKVQELTSAASKYRSTMGADAEHFFGAIEASLKAFRLLETVYVYASMNNDLDTGNDKYQAYNARVNSLAAQVESALSFIQPEILSIDKKKIAEFLKENPAKEQYAHYLDFIEKKRPHVLNEEAEALISQVQDVLNTSAETFSVLSNNDLIFPSIIDEDGQKVRLTNGSYSLHIESYDRKVRKDAFKGMYQAYGDYKNTFAQTLSGQIKADNYLAKVHKYPDARSAAMATNNIPAIVYDNLVSAVHEHLDLLHRYVALRKKILQLDEMHMYDLYVPLLSEPPVEYNFEQAKKRARQALEIYGDEYLDAVDHIYNERMIDVYETKGKRSGGYSGGAYDTNPFILLNYQDTLDDVYTLIHETGHSVHSWLTRKYQPYVYGDYPIFVAEIASTTNENLLTDDFLANSDDPKLRAYILNHYLDGVKGTVFRQTQFAEFEHYLHTSEQNGIPITANGISEYYGKLNADYYGSSVVSDPEISLEWSRIPHFYYDYYVYQYATGFAAATTLSENMLSHQENAVDRYLGFLKSGNSQYPIETMKAAGVDMTKPDYLNKTFAVFEQRLNELESLIG
- a CDS encoding helix-turn-helix domain-containing protein; the encoded protein is MIFEKLFLEKPELTRLKLYRNVLSMPKKVFKANELATVHKTTYQQTYNNLQGLAKDLQDFYGQSAETFFDGTDVFQESFKMPLSDYRRKMVTRTLPYNFIDAVFKNNFENLNDFLTEQLVSRSTLSRRTSTLHDYMRRFGIGLSYIDMVFLGDERKIREFLFIFYYSLSQGGVWPFENVSFEQARSLLQVINNNCFHYLYRNRVDEYQCIFRLAIAMERIEQGYTLSRNSRLDLLVKNNRFFNVEKSKQFGLFQLSSTYSFNEIEELFFAFNHSISPFTKANVNDHNLVEVFSENDTFLWDFVINYLEFLANSYSEQLSQEVLQDPVLLANLIRIFYSYFVFAGSFPTMADLFESESNLTGYNQLIDITKDFILKNAAQYQMPDIITNSRLISNDIYQLLLPVIGKVVSGDAIQVKLYLEEDIVASRDLTTFLSDLKGIHVLSKADPVDLADIVVTPLGSLGNLPNVVIPENVKMIYWNSEDNEDEFYRIYRQIRSVHIERKATNQKTDQEDSSASGSDQVLA
- a CDS encoding IS110 family transposase; amino-acid sequence: MRTVFGIDISSKTSNVAISVDQNVVNQYKFDNDQIGFDRLLNDLNSVKEPEIVFEATGVYSRSLQKLLQDHGYQYTCLNPLVAKKQLDSLRPRKTDATDAFNLAQTQFQLNRKPSYQQDPVYDQLKDLSRFYQEISTDLVRAKTRLHRALQMTFPSVERILSTPNGTLYWNLVKRYPLSTMVPTGDPEELAPVVLNSTNKNMSQARALKIAAKLQDLAQACHPAVSSNSSMIKQVRYLADEALRLQDLKHDLIQEMIELAQDLPEYEILLSIPGIGEVTAVLLIAEIGDIRRFTSANKVNAYIGIDLRHYESGNYEAADHISKRGNPYGRKILYQMVMNIVSSTSSKTSKQMHVADYYRNKKQSAPSHSTKKIAIASMHRLLRTMYILIIKNQKYSYHPTTKRQ
- the deoD gene encoding purine-nucleoside phosphorylase — translated: MTTHIGANKGDIAETVLLPGDPYRAKYVAENYLTEVTLYNEVRGALGYTGTYKGKKVSVQATGMGIPSISIYVNELIQGFNAKKLIRIGTAGSISRDLGVNELLLAEGAGTTAALREQYFANKVTFIPPASFNLLHQAYESAKKEGIKAKVGSVLSEDRFYDDSDEIHELVASYGITAVEMETAVLYTLAAKYHVEALGIMTISNSLVTGEELSAKERERNLDQMIKLALATAAE
- the lepB gene encoding signal peptidase I, translated to MDSKTNRSFTNFFQTMILFGVVLIISQLLLTYIVGNDVVNGPSMEPTLYNGQRLLSAKMFKPKRNDIVVLKAPDRPGDLYIKRVIGMPGDTVESKNDQLYINGKRVDQPYLSKEKEEKGLEQFNNVSGQNQSQYTIDFTLENLLHEKRVPEGEYLVMGDNRPVSHDGRSFGFVKRSSLIGKVFVRYWPINKFRLY
- a CDS encoding helix-turn-helix domain-containing protein; translated protein: MKFSERLKTQRNKLNLTQKEVANELYVTQQTISSWENGRSYPDLETLIKLSDLYQISLDVLVKENVQLQADIKKIQVLKEIRPVIWILMLINLTLIVINLGFLKDQKVSLTELGLILIMALNSFTLVYLNNFVQLKLLDRPRKNFRSYVWWLLLGLWLLAVIWSILMPSFLNGFFLGFLAILTFWLLLSL
- a CDS encoding helix-turn-helix domain-containing protein, coding for MKFSKRLQMQRTKLNLTQAEVAKKLHVTQQTVSGWENGRSYPDIDCLLELSDLYQVSLDTLLKEDIGMKEDIKKKEVINGIKPVITILVVVNAILAVVTMIFEINNQNPGMADVLLDSVVAINELVSFYLINFMNHKLRDQVPKKFDHLIWPVLLGAWILTAGLFFSPLPHVVTVVLGLALLVVTLFFCFK
- a CDS encoding helix-turn-helix domain-containing protein gives rise to the protein MKFSERLKDQRRDLALTQKEVAQELHVTQQTISSWENGRSYPDLDSLIKLSDLYQISLDILLKEDVGMKEEIRKQEVLKNIKPAIISLNVLNMVIVVIMFILMSFEQIDKGRLGLAGFGVFGMSARFTNCSRNRCRSFGPFESAVLFKTLVRTKNFGMISTDI
- a CDS encoding ABC transporter ATP-binding protein, which codes for MLKIENISKSFGEVQALSSESFEVQEGEIFGLIGQNGAGKTTTFRIILGLMKPDQGFITFNNQKVDDEVLNQIGYLPEERGLFPKMKIEDQVVYLAELKGQSRTITKEKIDEYFEKFEIKGKKTDKLKSLSKGNQQKVQLMVTLIHDPKYIIFDEPFSGLDPVNAQIFRDAILEEKKKGKCIIFSSHNMDNVDELSDQLIMLKNGKVILDGTVKDVRNSYGRIKVFLESQLSAEDLEQIAGIKELKEKDGRFEITLNDPAVGKEILTKAQAKGNFQEFSQQPLSLDEIFKIKAREN